The following are from one region of the Streptomyces decoyicus genome:
- a CDS encoding Rieske (2Fe-2S) protein — protein MARQAASERTETEAVTEEPGQAAGRGAARRTVVAAVGAAGLTAALAACGGSTADAGSGASKVEGGDQAGSSGASGGGDGAAGGGGGGGGTILAKTSEIPKGGGKIFKADKVVVTQPQDGDIKAFSAICTHAGCVVGEVTGGTINCMCHGSKFDITDGSVKKGPATKGLAPAKVNVKGGSVTLD, from the coding sequence ATGGCTCGACAGGCAGCGTCGGAGCGGACGGAGACCGAAGCGGTGACGGAGGAACCCGGCCAGGCGGCGGGGCGCGGGGCGGCGCGGCGGACCGTCGTCGCGGCGGTCGGCGCGGCCGGGCTGACGGCGGCGCTCGCGGCCTGCGGCGGCAGCACGGCGGACGCGGGGAGCGGCGCTTCCAAGGTTGAGGGTGGCGATCAGGCCGGCAGTTCAGGGGCGAGCGGTGGGGGCGACGGCGCCGCCGGTGGGGGTGGTGGGGGCGGTGGCACCATCCTCGCCAAGACGTCGGAGATCCCCAAGGGCGGCGGCAAGATCTTCAAGGCCGACAAGGTCGTCGTCACCCAGCCGCAGGACGGCGACATCAAGGCGTTCTCCGCGATCTGCACCCACGCGGGCTGCGTCGTCGGCGAGGTCACCGGCGGCACCATCAACTGCATGTGCCACGGCAGCAAGTTCGACATCACCGATGGCAGCGTGAAGAAGGGGCCCGCCACCAAGGGGCTGGCGCCCGCCAAGGTGAATGTGAAGGGCGGCTCGGTCACCCTGGACTGA
- a CDS encoding cysteine hydrolase family protein, which translates to MSSGSSGAARIIAQLDPASTVLLTVECQRGVVGPDSALPELADAARTSGALANVARLVAAAHDAGVQVLHAVAERRPDGRGASHNARLFKAAERLPVQQLTGSTAVRIADPIPVSGDDLVVRRLHGLSPIAGTDVDALLRNFGCRTLVVTGVSANVAIPNAVFDAVNLGYTAVVPADAIAGVPSDYTPAMVRNTLALVATVTTTDDLLTSWRRPRRGR; encoded by the coding sequence ATGTCTTCGGGGTCTTCGGGCGCTGCACGGATCATCGCGCAACTGGACCCGGCCTCGACGGTGCTGCTCACCGTCGAGTGCCAGCGCGGTGTGGTCGGTCCGGACAGCGCGCTGCCCGAACTTGCCGACGCGGCCCGCACGTCGGGGGCGCTGGCGAATGTCGCCCGGCTGGTGGCGGCCGCCCATGACGCCGGCGTCCAGGTGCTGCATGCCGTGGCCGAACGCCGTCCCGACGGCCGCGGCGCCAGCCACAACGCCCGCCTCTTCAAGGCGGCCGAGCGGCTGCCCGTCCAGCAGCTCACCGGATCCACCGCGGTGCGCATCGCCGATCCGATACCCGTCTCCGGGGACGACCTGGTGGTGCGCAGACTGCACGGCCTCTCGCCGATCGCCGGCACCGATGTGGACGCGCTGCTGCGCAACTTCGGGTGCCGGACGCTCGTCGTCACCGGGGTGTCGGCGAATGTGGCGATCCCCAATGCGGTGTTCGACGCGGTCAACCTCGGTTACACGGCCGTGGTGCCCGCGGACGCCATCGCAGGGGTGCCATCCGACTACACCCCTGCGATGGTCCGCAACACCCTCGCTCTGGTCGCCACCGTCACCACCACCGATGACCTTCTGACCAGCTGGAGGCGGCCGCGCCGTGGCCGCTGA
- a CDS encoding pyridoxamine 5'-phosphate oxidase family protein, with product MADTQRRGRRIMMTQGELDAFLAAQRTCRVATVGDDGAPHVGALWFVWDGTALWLYSITRSKRWAQLRKDPRIAVVVDDGHAYDELRGAELTGQADFVGEAPRTGEPCPALDAPERLFAEKYFGMSRMPHDGRHAWLRLTPESVASWDFRKIPG from the coding sequence ATGGCCGACACACAGCGGCGCGGGCGCCGGATCATGATGACGCAGGGCGAGCTCGACGCGTTCCTCGCGGCGCAGCGCACCTGCCGGGTCGCGACGGTCGGTGACGACGGCGCGCCGCACGTCGGGGCCCTGTGGTTCGTCTGGGACGGTACGGCGCTGTGGCTGTATTCGATCACCCGCAGCAAGCGGTGGGCCCAGTTGCGCAAGGACCCGCGGATCGCTGTGGTCGTCGACGACGGGCACGCATACGACGAGCTGCGCGGGGCCGAGCTGACGGGCCAGGCGGACTTCGTCGGCGAGGCTCCGCGTACCGGCGAACCGTGCCCCGCGCTCGACGCCCCGGAGCGGCTGTTCGCGGAGAAGTACTTCGGGATGTCCCGGATGCCGCACGACGGCCGCCATGCGTGGCTGCGTCTGACGCCGGAGTCGGTCGCGTCATGGGATTTCCGCAAGATCCCGGGATGA
- a CDS encoding acyl-CoA synthetase, producing the protein MNVLFPALRDASPAPALRFGDRSLSYRQLASVAGALAERIAGQSRIAVWATPTLETSVGVVAALLAGVAVVPVNPKIGESELAHIVTDSAPSLVLAEPGAELPGPLAALSRLDIEAAEPPEGAEPAPLPYEPGDEAPALIVYTSGTTGPPKGVVLPRRAVAHTLDALENAWQWTADDVLVHALPLFHVHGLILGILGPLRRGGSVHHLGRFSTDAVARELSAAGTMLFGVPTMYHRLAAEAGDDPALAKALSRARLLVSGSAALPLTDHERIAAASGRRVIERYGMTETLMNTSVRADGPDAVGTVGVPLPGVYVRLVDDAGQAIEAHDGETVGEIQVRGPNLFVEYLNRPDATAAAFDGGWFRTGDMAVRDAAGNYRIVGRKATDLIKSGGYKIGAGEIENALLAHPGVAEAAVTGAPDEDLGERIVAWVVAETGPDAGPPPTGQELADHVARQLAPHKRPRTVHFLDALPRNDMGKILKRELRA; encoded by the coding sequence GTGAACGTGCTCTTCCCCGCGCTGCGCGACGCTTCGCCCGCACCCGCGCTGCGCTTCGGCGACCGTAGTCTCAGCTATCGCCAGTTGGCGTCGGTGGCGGGTGCGCTCGCCGAACGGATCGCCGGTCAGAGCCGTATCGCCGTCTGGGCGACGCCGACGCTGGAGACCTCGGTCGGTGTGGTGGCCGCGCTGCTCGCCGGTGTGGCCGTGGTCCCGGTGAATCCGAAGATCGGCGAGAGCGAGCTGGCGCACATCGTGACGGACAGCGCCCCGTCACTCGTCCTGGCCGAACCGGGCGCCGAGCTGCCGGGCCCGCTCGCCGCACTGTCCCGGCTCGACATCGAGGCCGCGGAGCCGCCCGAGGGCGCCGAGCCGGCCCCGCTTCCGTACGAACCGGGCGACGAGGCTCCGGCCCTGATCGTCTACACCTCCGGCACGACCGGGCCGCCCAAGGGCGTTGTCCTCCCCCGGCGCGCCGTTGCGCACACCCTCGACGCCCTGGAGAACGCCTGGCAGTGGACCGCCGACGACGTCCTCGTCCACGCCCTGCCGCTCTTCCATGTCCACGGCCTGATCCTCGGCATCCTCGGACCGCTGCGCCGCGGCGGCAGCGTCCACCACCTGGGGCGCTTCAGCACCGACGCGGTGGCCCGGGAGCTGTCCGCGGCCGGCACGATGCTGTTCGGCGTACCGACGATGTACCACCGCCTGGCCGCCGAGGCCGGCGACGACCCCGCGCTCGCCAAGGCACTCTCCCGTGCCCGGCTGCTGGTCTCCGGCTCGGCCGCGCTGCCGCTGACCGATCATGAGCGGATCGCCGCGGCATCCGGCCGACGGGTGATCGAGCGCTACGGCATGACGGAGACGCTCATGAATACCAGCGTGCGGGCGGACGGCCCCGATGCCGTGGGCACGGTGGGGGTACCGCTGCCGGGGGTGTACGTCCGGCTCGTCGACGACGCGGGCCAGGCCATCGAGGCGCACGACGGCGAGACGGTCGGCGAGATCCAGGTCCGCGGCCCGAACCTCTTCGTCGAGTATCTCAACCGCCCCGATGCCACCGCCGCCGCCTTCGACGGGGGGTGGTTCCGCACCGGCGACATGGCGGTCAGGGACGCCGCCGGGAACTACCGCATCGTGGGCCGGAAGGCCACCGACCTGATCAAGAGCGGCGGTTACAAGATCGGCGCGGGCGAGATCGAGAATGCGCTGCTGGCCCACCCCGGGGTCGCCGAGGCGGCCGTCACCGGCGCTCCGGACGAGGACCTCGGCGAGCGGATCGTCGCGTGGGTCGTGGCCGAGACCGGTCCGGACGCCGGGCCGCCGCCGACCGGCCAGGAGCTCGCCGATCATGTCGCCCGCCAGCTCGCGCCGCACAAACGCCCCCGCACCGTGCACTTCCTGGACGC